agagacgccagcgcgacttgacgcagcggcagcggggaAAGACTGGGGAAATCTGATAATACCTGACGGCgacagcaggcgcctccaCGACCCAGACCTGCCTCCGAGTGCAGGCCAGAAGGAAAGCCGCGAAACCGACGGCTTGGGAGCTCGGACACCGGCAAACAGCCCGACGGCGAAACTGAGCGGCGATGCGCACGAGGATGACGCAGCGGACAGCAAGGAGatagcgcatgcagaggagacgctctCGCTTCGAGGATCAGGGAGTcggccgcgaggaagaaacgaaaaGGAACAAAAGGATGCGCTCATCGTGCGACTCATGCTCGTGGACGCCCACCACTGCCCAGGATCTGTCGTCTTCGTGCTCCAGTCGCCTGCCTTcggggtgtacgtacacacGGGTGACTTCAACTGCAACCCAGACACGGTTAATGGATTGATCGAGAACGTCAAAGATGCGATTTCGTGCCTGAAacgcgacgcggaagcgtACCTCTGGCCCTTGCCTGCTGCCCTTCCGTGCGCCACACAAGCCGAGCAATCGCTCTTTTTTGTGCATGATGGGAACGGACACGACGCCGAAGTGGTTGCAGAGGAGGCTCTGTACAGAAGGCAGCAACAGTCGCGAATCGGCCGAACTTCGATCGGACGCcaggcctcttcttcgtctcttctgtctgcCTCGGCTGTGGCGGTGTCTCCTTGTGCATGCGACTCGTCTGGATTTGCAGCCTCGTCGTGCCCTGCTGCTTGTGCTGCCTCTCCTACTTCTTCCTCAGAGTCGGCCTGTGATTCGTCCGCCGATGCGTGCGCtttgttttcctcttctctcttgtcttcttcctctctgcgttctTCTCAGCTCGTTTGCGCATCTCCCCCAAGCGCATCGGAAGGCGGAGACTGCTGGTCGTGCGCCGGCATCGGCTTTCGCGAAGGACAGCGCGACGCGATTGATCACTTGTTCCTGGACAACACCTACCTCCACCCTGTCTTTGatttttcgtcttcgcctgcgagcttttctcgccttctttcgAGGATCCGCTCCATTAGTTTTCtgctctccacgcgcgcgatCGCCAAGCAAACCCGCGAGAGGCTTCGAACGGCAACGTCCTGCGATGCCTCTCCACCATGCGGCCCTTCCCACGATGTCCCCTCATTCTCCTCATCCTCAGCGTCCCCGATTCCATCGGAGGCCTCGCagttctcttcgcctccggctgcggcgtctctaTGGATTTTGGTCGGAGTGGACTCGCTGGGAAAGGAAGCGTTGTTGCAGGCTCTCTCTGAAAAGCTGCGGGTGCCtgttcgcgtctccgctgtgcgCTTCGACGCGCTGAAGCAGCTAGTCGCCGATTCTTCATCGCTCGCCCGCCACTTTCGCCGAGGGCTGCCTGAGGACCTCGAGCGCGCGctggcctgccgccgccaccaAGAGCCTTCCTGCGCTTCcccgaagaagaaaaaatgcagagaaaaacaagccgcgcgcgcacagGCGCCTCCTTTCCACGGGCTGCAGACAGACGTGCGACAAACCGACAGGCAGCGGCACGCCAGCTGGAGTGTACATACAGCTGACCAGGGAACGGCGCCGCACGCATGCTGCCCCTGTTCACCGTGTCTCCAGTGCGAGTTCTGCACCGCCAgctcgcgcgaggaagggcagacaagaaaaaggagaaaaggGGCGTGCAATGTAGAGGCTTGCGAAGAGGCAAAAGCGAATGGCGACCGGAACGAATCATGCAGGCGACTACATGATGGAGAAGCCAGAGGGCGCCAAGTGGATATCCCCAgtgagcgagaagaaggcgaactcagcgaagaagagatgGACGAGATACTCGTTGATGAAGAAAGAGATGAATGGgggcagagaggcggaaaaaaagaaatGTGTCGAGTGCAACTGTTCGCTGTAAGCCGACGTCTGCTCCGCAGATGCCTCATGTGCCTGCACAGACAGTGGGAGTCTGCAGTGTACATGCACCGTACTTCAACGCAGCGAGGGGCACGAGGACTCTGCGAGCCGCGTACAACGGAGAAAAGGATCCTTTCGCGAACCGTCGTGGGCGTCGTGTGTTCGGGTACGTCTCTCGCCTTGTGATGCTTCACTCAGTGTCGCCCAGAAGAGGTCGAAAATCTAGAGGTCCTCAGGCAGCCACGGCCTCAGATACTTTGCTGAGATTCTCCAGTTATCGCCGTGGGATTAGCTCCTTCACACCCTCGAGCTGCCGAGACCGACTAGAGCCTCCAAGCAACCCTTTGTCTTCTGCGAATCTCGACGGATGCCCAGGGTGTTCAGGGTTGAGGCTGGGCGAGGCCTCAGAGTTTTTGTACCCGCTGAAAGAACTCCCACAGCAATTCATCCTTGATATTTTGCATCAAATGCAAACTGTACGCTCTGCTGCATTGATATAGAAGCTGGCCCCTGGCCAGGCGTCTGCTTAGGTACGAATATAGCACGCGGAGGGCTGTCTGTTGCGATCTACAAGGGCATATGCCCAGATTTTCGAGTGCATCTATTCGGAAAACTGGACTTCTGCGAGCGGCGACTATCTCTTCATCGGCTTTCCGAGGTTGATTGCTCCTTCCAGATCCATTTGTGGAGGCACTTTTTTGTGTTCCTCTCTTCCGGTTTCTCTCCAGGCGTATCTGGCAGTGGCCCAGCTCGCGACGAccctctcttcgcgtcttctctgcggagcctttttcctctctcttcttccttaacaggggaggcggccgcagacgaaagCGAGAATAACGTCCCGCCTTTGCTCTCGCTTCTGCACTCCTCCCACTCGGACTTTTTTCACCTCTGTCGGTTCACCCTGGCGCTGAAACCGCAGGCggtgtctctcctctcgccagTCCCCTGTCCGTACGCCCGAAGGCAGACTGCCGTTGCAGAGGAACGAGactctgctgccgcgtccgcggcggttGACGCAAATCCTTCACTGCTTCCTAGCTCTTGCTCCGCCAGTGTCGCTTCTGCGTCcgctgctttcttctcctcatCTTCGGATCTCCCCAGCAACCAACGAACGCCTCATTTcgtttctgcctctgcgacgGCTTGCTGTTTCCCTTCATCTGTGCACTCCTCGCTTGATACTCCGTTTGGtcagcctcctcttcctctctcgtcttctcctcctccgcttctctaTTCCTCACCTGCTTTCCCCAAGGCTGGGCCCTCGACTCCCAATATAAGCCGAGCAGGACTCTCCGCGTGCGTTGAGGACCTGGAgggggagagcggcgagctcTCATTTTTCTCGGTGGGAGACATGCTCATGCAGGAGCACTTCTTGCAGGACTtcacggaggaggcgcagcagtcGCACTCTCTTGGAGGAAGGCTCgcgcctctttcttcctctgcctctgccgcgaCACAGGGGGCCATCGGCGCCGCTTGCGCGTCCACTGTGTCTCCTGTGCCTGCCTTTTCTCAGTTCAAAGAATCCGTTTCCGCGTCCCCTTCGTCCCCGCCGGGATGTCCTTCTCCGCCCCCGGTGTCTTCGCATTGCGCGGCTCCCGACGCGTCGtggtcttcttctgcttcatCATCACCATCATCTACTTTTTCTTCCACTTGCTCGCCTTTGCCTCCTGGTGCCGTGTATACCGGCCCAGGGGCTTACGACGGCGATGAGGGCCTAGCGCTCTTCATGGAGGCTTGCGGCGTGccctctgtttttctcgctgcTGGGCGATCCTGCTTTTCGGCTCTGCGCTCCACGAAGAGATCGCGCCTGGGGCCCCGCCCCAGCGGActgccgagagagagacggtcGACGCGGGGGTACCCTTTCAAAAACGACGAAATCTTTGTCTGCCCGCGCCACGGCTACCTGATtgaaaagcagagagaacTTTCTCAGCGCGAAAAAAGCGGCGGAGCCCCCCCGGGACAGGCGCCCCTCGCTTCCGCGCACTGTGTAGACACAGAGACATATGTCCCTCTGCAGGCCAGAAcgcacgcgagcgaggctgAAAAAAATGCCAGAAAGGAGCACCACACTGACAGTCCTCcactgcaggccgcgcaaaAAGAGGACCCGACACAGGCAGAAGCTGACGTAGGCTCCACGGAAGGAACCTCTTTTGCAGAGTTCGAGCACAAAGTGCAGTCCGACGCTCCAGGCCCCAGAGCCAAGCGTACCTACACCCGAGGCGCGCGTtctggcgacgaggcgcgggcagTTCCTCTGCTTTCTGGCTCGCATCTGGAGGGAAACCGAAGCGGGCCCCCAGGCCAAAATTCGATTCGAACGGCAGATACCCGCAGGAGCTCCGTGGATTCTGCCCCTCTCTCCATTCTTTCTCAGTCGAGAGCTAACGCAGCCCATGGGTCACTccccgccgccagcagcgcccgcgtctATTCCATCGATGAttcagacgacgacgcgcgcgtggaggaggccgagAAGATTTCtccgagggaggcgcggatAGAGAATGAAGAAGACTCAAGAGCGCCAAGCGAAGATGAGAGTGACGACAGAGCCGcgggaaggcgccgaggcttCACACCTCGGTGGATTCACGCCCCGCGCAGGTGTCTCCTTGGCAGAAAACAGGGCAAGGGGCTCTTCAGAAAAATTTGAATTTGCTTTCGCGTCCGCTTGAGTGAGTACTTCTCGGGTCTTCGGGGTGCCGCTTGAGACGCCAGGCCGGCGGCAGTATATGCGGGCGGCCTTCGGCATCTCCCACGCAAAGAAGCGCCACAAGCCAACCTCTAGCaacaacatatatatatatatatatatatatatatatatatatatatatatatatataatcaTAAATGCACACTAGGCGTGGACTCGCCTACATGTTCACAGTTATCAGGTATaaaacgcgcatgcaggtaTATGTCTGGATTTGTTTTTCGGTGTCCGCCGAAGGAatcgccgcgccggcaccgGCGTACGTTTCTGCGGTGCAGTCCACGTCTAGACTTTGCTCACGAAAGCCTCGCAAagccgcctcttcggcgctgAGGGGCCGCGTACCGCGAGATCAACCTCGACTTTCAAGGCAACGAAAGACTTCAGTGCTGGTTGCCACGCACaactatacatatatgcatatagtTTATATATGTGTAGATGTGTGCACATCTATacgtatacgtatatatgcacatatatatatggatctATGCAGGAGCGTGAAGGCTCACGCCGTCTTCGCAGGAGTCTGTACGCCTCAGCGactctccgcgtcttctgtttGAGCGTCGAGGGGATCTTCTATTTGCGCATTCTGCATCTGTCTCCGCGTACGTTCGCGACAAGGCACCTGGATCTTTGGCTTAGTACTTTTTTTTGCGAACTTCAATTCGTTTTGCTTTCCTTTTTCGTTTTCATAATATGATATATTATGATATATATGGCATAAACTATCTCCCGGCGCGGCGTTGGTGAGACCCCTGGGTCTTCTGATTGTTTCGGAGTGGGCGCTGAACAGGTTGGGGTCGCTCCACGCCAGCCAGGAAACCAGTCAGCGAGCAGAAAACCGCATGCAGCTGTCGTGATTTGCGCGGATTCGCAGCCGGACAGCGTCCACTCATCCGCGGCAAAGCGCGGTAGAGGGCCGCGTGAACTACCCGCCGGCCCGCGACAGTTGGGGAAGGCTTCCTGCCGCGTtggaagggggggggcaaGACTCGAAGTGCGTTCTacgcagcagctgagcgAGCGCACACAGGCTCTGCGCCTGGCGTGTGAAGCTCTCGCGCGGTCATTGAGATAGCTTATCATAcccatatttatatatataagtagaTATACATTTCTGCCACTAGAGAGACATGACaacgagagaaaacgacTCGTTTCTGTTTCAGAAGGACTCGCCACCGACGAGGGGGGGATGGGGgtggcgacgcctgcgcacgAGGCGATGCTGAGGCAGGGAACGCAGTTAGACACGCACGTCCCTTTTCCTCAGTGTGAACAGACACGACGCCGGTCCTTTCGTCCGCCTAACAGGCCAAAGAATCTTAGCCAGAAAGTTTTCCGTGCCGGGCAACACGCACAGCCTTACATATGagcatatacatacatagatatgcACATAactatgtatatatatctagaGATGCacttatatatacatattatACGGgtatatgcacatgcatatgGACGTATGCACacatatataatatatatacctCTGCAGATATACTCGTATGCATGCACGTGCATGCAgatatatgtgcatgcattATTTGAGCGAACCTCTCATCGTGGCGCCCACACCAAGGGCAATCGAGTGAAGAGGAAAAGACACTCCCAAAGAGCGAAAAGGAGCCGGGCGCCGATAGGAGGCCGTGGCAAGCGCTGGTGGAGGCTCGATAACTCAAGCGCGAGTGAACTGAGCTGTCATCGATGAGGCGCGCTTTTCCGAGCTTCACAAACCattctgcggcggcagaaTGGTCGCTTGGGGGTCGCCTAGCGCGTCTGCTGAGTCGAGAGCCTCTGTTTTCTGtcgttccttctctgcgtctccgtccATGCGCGTCGTGCCTCTCGCAGCTAGAGAGGACCTGCCAAGAGCTCGTCGTGGAGAAGGGCCAAACAGTCTGGAAAAAGCACACACCTCGAGCCTTTCTGACTGGAAATGCGCGCGCCACGAaggcagaaaaagaaacTTGCACAACGCTTTCACTATCCGCGCAAACATGCAGCCGTGTTCGCGATCAACCAAACGCATGCGTAAATCTGCCTACGAGCACGCTGGCGGCAAAGCGCGGGAAGAAGGAGGACAGCCAGAGACGAGAACTGGCAACCTGCTTCTGCTCTTTACAAAAACAGACTTCGCAAACACATGTGTTTCAGGGATCAGGCGACATGCTCGTCGGTCCACCGACCCCGCCTTTGCGTCGAtgtagggtttagggttacgTACGCGTCCACGTATCGGCGTACTCGCTACCTAACTAAGGCATACACCCACAAAGCGCCGTCTTCACATGCATAGGCATGTTCGTGCCTTCGTTTATCCATTAAGTCTGAATTTCGGTCTGATGCCGACGTAGATTGCTGCAGATGGCCATGGGAGCTCTCATGTTCGCTTTTCTTGAACACTTGGGACTCTCACCTCGGAGctccgtcgctgcggcgccgtcgcggctttCTATCACGCGGGCCgtctcgcgcagacgcgtgaATACAGACCGGAGGAAGTCTCCTCTCAAGGAAGCTTCTCGTCTCCttgtctttcctctctctgctgacGAGTCGCTGGAATCTCCAGCGCTGTCCCTCCAGCCTCTTGCTCTCTCCTCCCCGTGCTTTCCTCTCGTTTTCCTTTGTCCTCCTTTTTCGCAGTCGTCCTTCGCAAACACGTCGTGTcttgcctcgcgctcgctttTCTCTGAAGCCGCCGGGGTCTCCTCGTACCACGACCGCGGAATCCCGCgacgcagcgtcgcctcagcctctcgaagaacgcgctgcagccggtCGCCCCcctctgtgtctgtctcttcttgtcGCCATctctctgccggcgctgcgccttcgccctggagccccgcgcgcctcgcgtgacctgcctcgcctgcctgccCACTCTTTGGTCCTCGCCGAGCGTCTCCGCTGGGGGAcggcggtgtacgtacaccggcGCCAACCTGCCGAccgggagggaggggagtCGACTCGGCTCCTCCCCTCTCATCGCGGATCGCGGCGATGCACGTTAGGAGCacacgacgaggaagcgcaggGAGGCTCGTTTCGAGTCGAGCGACGGAGGTTGCAGCGGCGTCCAAcaagcgcgagagaaacggGCAGCTGGGAACTCTCGTGCCGACAAATACGACGGCTGaaggaaagaaaaaacagaaatgGTGAACTAGCAGCAGATGAACGATCCCAagctctcgcctcttcttcttcgtgaCCCTGCGAATCTCTCTACGTATCTCTGGAATCACGCACGAGGCGTCGTTCTTCAGAGAGCGTCTCCATTTCGTtgttcttcctcttcttcttcacgtGTTCAGTCAAACAACGCTCAGTCCAGCGACCTACACACAGATCCCGGCAGGCTCGCTGTACGACGCACGAGGATGCATGCACCGCCGAATCCCATAGTCACGAGGAACCAGGCAAGAAAGAAATGCGCATCTAAGAAGCACGTGTGTATGCTTGGCTTTAGAGCACGCGACATCACCCGTCtgtttgtctctctctccgcgtcgcgtggctgcatctctctctttcttcctttGTTTGAAGCCTTTTTTGTGTGTGCCCTTTCCTCTTCGAGCCAGTCTGGCGCACGTGCGCGAGTGAGAAGACGTTTTACCATTAATAAGAACTCTGAGGATGAAGGCTGGACTTCTTCGCAGCATGGAGTTGAGGCTGCCTTCGATCACCCAGACGAGTCTCTCTCGACTTCTGCGCACCTCAGCCGTCTCCTCGTTCCCCGGGAGGTtgccctcgcgcccttccGCGATCTGCCTCTGCTTTTCCGCCCCCAATCGactttctccctcttccacgcatgcgcagcagcagacggcgagagcggcggcgaagaggagagcaaCAGGCGTGCccccctccgcttcctcgcgcggaTTCCCGCACGAGCCCTGAGAGAAAACACCTCGCGCGAAGTGCGCCGGGCAGCAGAGATAGTGCTCAAGGAAGGACGCGAGCTCCACGGAGTGCTGCGCGACGACAAGCGCCGCCAGGctgcccccctcgccccAAGCGAGAactgagacgcagaagcgacaGACTAACTCAACCGCAATCCGCTCTTCATCGACGTCCGGTGTAGAGACACCTCGCAGGGCCTCGCGCAAGTCTTCCGCGTTAAAGAGACGTCTGACAGCCTCTGTCGCTtgagcctccgcggctggcgagacGCTTTCTGCAGCGACTCCATTTCCTGTTGCGAGGGGCGTGCGCGTGTCTGTTTCATCAAGTCTCTCCACCGCCATCGCACCCTCGGAagccgctgaggcgctgccgttggaagccgacgcggaagagaggGATGCAGAGAcctgcagccggcgcagcgtctcctctcgcgcgacctgacgaagcgccgcgtcgaTCTTTTGTTGAACCCCAGGCGAgggcccgcgcccgccatcTTCACTTTCGCTTCGTTTGCTCTGCTGAGACACCGCGCGCTCAAACGCGACTTCCAGGAGAGCCTCCAACAAGCTGTCCATACACCCGAGTAAGGTGCTCGCCCCCTTCGCCCCttcgcgggagagagactcGAGACTATCTCTCTCGCTCAGCCGGTCGCAGGgcatgcgcgcgggcgcggaggtcTCAAAGCAGCCGATCTTCGCAACACTTTGAGGCTCGCGCGTGAGCAGGGACGCGGGGATGTTCGCGAGGATCTCGAGAAGCATCAGCGCCGACGtgtccgccgcgaccgcgcacTCGCCCAgcccctgcgcctgctgggtccccgccccgcgcgtgcctcctgtctccgcttctgcgcctg
Above is a window of Besnoitia besnoiti strain Bb-Ger1 chromosome Unknown contig00007, whole genome shotgun sequence DNA encoding:
- a CDS encoding uncharacterized protein (encoded by transcript BESB_073040), coding for MPLYGPLPFTTIFVDFFRVPPHLRRLIPDGRRRPGDSLPSTTAGERPCGSPNPAQSQSSVSVQNSRPPPSPPQASLSPPAAAPPSLPPARPTGPPGASSAPSRPPARSPLPAACAPAAQPSERGAAEEETLLLPKGAPSGEARQGQHSEGNAARRERQLDARGESSERGDFHFYAENPWVFLLSHLHQDHISGLHGLWREGRIFCSAATRRLLLLRFPLLAPCVAALDLHRVYRLCFHAKNSAPREGKELRGGRRSEETQKKGDTGDDSEAQEGAQSAHFDRERKLTIRRRRNAEEAAAASRAETPARLDAAAAGKDWGNLIIPDGDSRRLHDPDLPPSAGQKESRETDGLGARTPANSPTAKLSGDAHEDDAADSKEIAHAEETLSLRGSGSRPRGRNEKEQKDALIVRLMLVDAHHCPGSVVFVLQSPAFGVYVHTGDFNCNPDTVNGLIENVKDAISCLKRDAEAYLWPLPAALPCATQAEQSLFFVHDGNGHDAEVVAEEALYRRQQQSRIGRTSIGRQASSSSLLSASAVAVSPCACDSSGFAASSCPAACAASPTSSSESACDSSADACALFSSSLLSSSSLRSSQLVCASPPSASEGGDCWSCAGIGFREGQRDAIDHLFLDNTYLHPVFDFSSSPASFSRLLSRIRSISFLLSTRAIAKQTRERLRTATSCDASPPCGPSHDVPSFSSSSASPIPSEASQFSSPPAAASLWILVGVDSLGKEALLQALSEKLRVPVRVSAVRFDALKQLVADSSSLARHFRRGLPEDLERALACRRHQEPSCASPKKKKCREKQAARAQAPPFHGLQTDVRQTDRQRHASWSVHTADQGTAPHACCPCSPCLQCEFCTASSREEGQTRKRRKGACNVEACEEAKANGDRNESCRRLHDGEARGRQVDIPSEREEGELSEEEMDEILVDEERDEWGQRGGKKEMCRVQLFAVSRRLLRRCLMCLHRQWESAVYMHRTSTQRGARGLCEPRTTEKRILSRTVVGVVCSEAGPWPGVCLGVSGSGPARDDPLFASSLRSLFPLSSSLTGEAAADESENNVPPLLSLLHSSHSDFFHLCRFTLALKPQAVSLLSPVPCPYARRQTAVAEERDSAAASAAVDANPSLLPSSCSASVASASAAFFSSSSDLPSNQRTPHFVSASATACCFPSSVHSSLDTPFGQPPLPLSSSPPPLLYSSPAFPKAGPSTPNISRAGLSACVEDLEGESGELSFFSVGDMLMQEHFLQDFTEEAQQSHSLGGRLAPLSSSASAATQGAIGAACASTVSPVPAFSQFKESVSASPSSPPGCPSPPPVSSHCAAPDASWSSSASSSPSSTFSSTCSPLPPGAVYTGPGAYDGDEGLALFMEACGVPSVFLAAGRSCFSALRSTKRSRLGPRPSGLPRERRSTRGYPFKNDEIFVCPRHGYLIEKQRELSQREKSGGAPPGQAPLASAHCVDTETYVPLQARTHASEAEKNARKEHHTDSPPLQAAQKEDPTQAEADVGSTEGTSFAEFEHKVQSDAPGPRAKRTYTRGARSGDEARAVPLLSGSHLEGNRSGPPGQNSIRTADTRRSSVDSAPLSILSQSRANAAHGSLPAASSARVYSIDDSDDDARVEEAEKISPREARIENEEDSRAPSEDESDDRAAGRRRGFTPRWIHAPRRCLLGRKQGKGLFRKI